The sequence below is a genomic window from Mycobacterium spongiae.
CTGCCAGTACCGGCAGATGCGGCTCGTATTCTGAACCGTGCTGCCCAGGAGCACTAGTCAGGAACCCTGGATCGCCTCGGTCAGTCGGAAGAGGTAGGCGAACGCGGTCCTGGTGTAGGCGATCCCCCGACCGTTGCTGCGAATGACGTTGGGGTCGGCAGCGGTCGGTTTCTTCGGCGTGAGATAGGTGCCGAGCGCGTTGCCGGATGCTTTGACGGAAGCGATGCCCGAACAGTATCGGGCGATGGTTTGCTGGCATCGTGGTGCGTTGCGATTCGGTGAGTTGACCGAGCAGTGCCGCAAGGACATCGACCTGGCTGAGGTGGCCATCGGTGTCGGTCGGGCTGTCGTGCGTACCGATGACGGGCTCCCTGTGGCCATACCCAAGAGTGAGGCTGGGATGCGAGACTTGGTCATACCGCCGCACTTGCTTTCAGTTGATCGGCATCTTTCTGAATGTGTTGCAGGCTAATTGGGTTCGTTGGCTTTCCGCGCGTCACGGCGGTCATTTGGCACGAGGTGACCCTGTATCGATAGTTCTAGATGGCGCGATACAAAGCTGGACGTTCAGACTTGCGGTTCCACGATCTGCGACACAGCGGTGGCGTCCGCGCCGCATCTACCGGGCCGACCTTGGCCGAACTCATGGCGCGCTTGGGGTGCTTCACTCCGCGTCGACGTGCTCAGTCGATGATCGTGGACAGACGGGTAGCCTCCCACATGCGCGCCACCATGGTTCCTCGACGCGGTCCAGATGGCCCCCTCGCCACGCGGAAACATGCTGCCGGGTTTGATATGTCACTCTGGTATTGGGAAAGTTTCACCTCCGTTCGGTACGGCAAACTTCTCGCTGAGATCGGCGCTATGCCCTATATCGGCACCGTGGTGACCGCTTCTCTCGCGGAAACACTGAACGGCTGCTACAAGTCCGAACTGATTTGTGGGCCTGCCTGGCCAAGACCGTGGCGCAACGTCGCGGATGTCGAGTTGGCCACTCTGAGCTGGGGCACCGACACCACTACCGGTGACGCCCTGTCGCCGGGGCGTTATCGATCGGCTGGGCCGAGGGGGTTGCAGAATGGGATCAGCCCATTCCAGCGATAGGCGGGCATTCCGTTGTAGCGTGTCGCCACAGGATCATGGGGGGAAATTGCATTCATGATTGCTTCCTCGGGTGGCAACGACGTCGAGGGGTAGGCCACGATCAGTTGGGTGTAAAAGCGTAGATCTGTGGGGCATTCACTGTCTGTTGGCGGGGGTCTTGGGAATGAGAAATGAAGTTCAACCGGGCTTTCGATTATTTCACCGGCGGCACAACTTGGATTGCAGTTCGACAGGTGTTCGAACCCGCTCCCATCTGCACGCGTGCTGGTCCAGGTACTCCAGCGCAGTCCTGTATACCAGTGGTGTCGGCACCCAAGGTTCGCCCCCGGAGGTTCGGGAGTGATGTTTCGGCTGGAATTCTTGCCATAACACACGGGTAGCGCGTAGCGGGCATCTGGTTCGGATCGTGTCTTGGCAACTGTGGTGTTTGGCGTGGTCTGGGAAGCTCTCGGTGATGTCGCCGGTGTGGGGATGCTGGCGGACGCCTTGGGAGTGGTCGCGCCGGGCTGGCTTCGTTGTGATCGTGGCCAATCCTGTTGCGCCACAATGACCATAACGGCCGCCAGCATCGCGGCAAGAACGACCGCAAGCAGGGCGCGCTTGGCCCGGAATCGCCTAAGCATCACAACGGGAGTCGGCCCCACTGGTGCAACTGAGTTCCGGGATGAGCGTTCCGGCGCTGCGGCGGGGGTGGTCGGTGGCAGCACGGTGCCCGGTCCGCCGTAATCGACAACCTCGGCAAAAGCGCGGGCGAAGTCGCTGCAGGACGCGAACCGATCGACGGGATTTTTTGCCAAACCGGTAGCCATGACGGGATCAAGTGGTTTGAGTTGCGGAACTATCCTTCCCAGGGCGGGAACCGGGGCGTTGAGGTGCTTGCTAATCACCACGGCCGGATTGCAGTCCTGATAGAGCGGGGTTGCCGTTAAAAGTTGGTAGGCGGAAGCAGCTAGCGCGTATTGGTCGGCGCGTCCGTCGATACTCTCGCCCATGAGCTGTTCGGGGGCGGCATATGCCAGCGTCCCCAGGATCACGTTGGTTGTCGTCAACCCTCCGGGGTCATCCATAGGCCGGGCGATACCGAAGTCCGTCAGTAGGGTTGAGCGTTCCCCGTCTTCGAGATCGGCTAGCAGGATGTTGGCCGGTTTCACGTCACGGTGAATCAAGCCGCGCTTGTGCGCATAGTCGAGGGCACCCGCGACTGCGATCACAATTTCACCGACCTCTTGCGCTGGCATCCCAACGGGATAACGGCGCTGCATCATTTGTGCAGCATCGACACCGTCGACATACTCCATCGCAATCCAAAGCTGACCGTTGTATTCACCGCGGTCGTGTACGCAGACGATATGGGGATGACCTAGTCCTGCGGCGAGGTCGGCTTCCCGGATGAACCGTTTACGAAAGTCAGCATGTGCCGAGATCTCGGCGCGCAGGACTTTGAGGGCGTCGCGTCGAGGTAAACGCGGGTGCCGAGCCAGGTAGACCTCTCCCATACCACCCGAGCCGAGCAGGTGCACGATCGTGTAGCCGGCGAACACCGCGCCGGCAGCTAGGGGCATGAGCGAATTGTGAGTGCAAGTTCCGCGTTGCCTGGACAGCCTTGTGGTACATCAAGCCTTTGAGCGATCTTCAGCTCGATGTGTGCCAAGTACTGCTTGGCGAGTTGGTCATCGATATCCATTACGGCGGTCACTCCCACTGATAATGCCGAAGTTCAACCCGCAGCCGCTCGCCGGCCTACGGACAAATCTCGCTATCGACACGGACCACACCGAAGGTGATGTTGGTGTCTGTCGTGAACCTTGAGCCCGGCCGCGGCGTCGAGGAGCACACCTGCCAATTTCGGTCGACAATCTGCATACGGTCCTGGCCAGTAAGGTCGCGGGAGCCCGTGTACCACACCTGGTCGCGCGTCAATGACTGGATCGCGTCCTGGGCGAATTGCAGGTCTTTGCCAATCAGGTTTGGCATAGTCCAGGACGGGTCATCGGCGAAGGCCATGGGCGCAAGGCCGAAGCCCGCGATCGCTACAACAGCCGACACGATTGATACTGCGCCCGATCGATATTTCATGTCGCGTCTAGTCCCACTCTGCTGCGTTCTCAGACACGCATCATCATACGGCGCGCCTGCCTTAGTTTGTCTAGCCGATAATGTCGGTTTACACAGTTCAGCTAGCCGAGAAGCACGGGCTGCGGGTCCTTCCAGGTATTGATTTCACTGGCCAGACTTCAGGAGGTCCTGCCCCGCAGCTGCCAGCCGTCGAGATTATCCCGGGCGTCGAAATCTGTGGGTACAGGTGTTGTGTCAGCGTAGGGCGATTGTGGGCGTGGTTCGATGACAGCGCCGCTGGGGTGCTCGCCGCCGAGGGCCACGCGATTGGACGCGTAACAACACAGAGGCCTCCGACCGCCAATGGCCACGATCACGCCGCGTCCCGGCTACTCGGCCCGATCGAACCCGAATGCCGGTTCGGCCAGGCGAGGTGATTGGGTGCTCGCAGTCCAGCGAAGATACGGCGATTCCGCCGCAGTGCGCTCCTCCGGTCGCATCTAGCGCAGGCGTAGCCATTCGACAGGTTGTCCAGAAATCTGCGCGATCAAGTCGAAGTCCTTGTCGACAGAGGGGAATGTAAGTGCCGCGATTTCGGCAGCGGCAGCCACGAGAAGGTCGGGGCTGGGGAGATGCCCGAGCAACTGAGTCTCATGGTCCCGTTAGCCACCTGGTGTGCAATGAGATTCGGTGAATTGGTCGAGCTGAAGAGGCTCGATATCGACCTTGACGACGAGGTGATTCGCATTCGTTGAGCGGCTGTTCGAGGCGAGAAGAGTTGGAAAGTGGGCGATCCGAAGTCGGATGCGGCGAAGCGTGAGGTTGCCATCCCTCCGCGTATCATCCCGGCGGTAAAGCGGCATCTAGCGAGACACTTTGGTGAACAAGCTAATTCAGTGCTTCCCCGGCGAAATCAGGAGACCAGCTACAGCCTTCCAGCCCCTATAGCAAGGCTCGTCAAAAGGCCCAGCGTGCTGACCTTCGCTGGCACGACTTGCTGCATAGCGGCGCGGTACTCACGGCGCAGACGGGCGCCACA
It includes:
- a CDS encoding serine/threonine-protein kinase, coding for MPLAAGAVFAGYTIVHLLGSGGMGEVYLARHPRLPRRDALKVLRAEISAHADFRKRFIREADLAAGLGHPHIVCVHDRGEYNGQLWIAMEYVDGVDAAQMMQRRYPVGMPAQEVGEIVIAVAGALDYAHKRGLIHRDVKPANILLADLEDGERSTLLTDFGIARPMDDPGGLTTTNVILGTLAYAAPEQLMGESIDGRADQYALAASAYQLLTATPLYQDCNPAVVISKHLNAPVPALGRIVPQLKPLDPVMATGLAKNPVDRFASCSDFARAFAEVVDYGGPGTVLPPTTPAAAPERSSRNSVAPVGPTPVVMLRRFRAKRALLAVVLAAMLAAVMVIVAQQDWPRSQRSQPGATTPKASASIPTPATSPRASQTTPNTTVAKTRSEPDARYALPVCYGKNSSRNITPEPPGANLGCRHHWYTGLRWSTWTSTRADGSGFEHLSNCNPSCAAGEIIESPVELHFSFPRPPPTDSECPTDLRFYTQLIVAYPSTSLPPEEAIMNAISPHDPVATRYNGMPAYRWNGLIPFCNPLGPADR